In a genomic window of Acidisoma sp. PAMC 29798:
- the traF gene encoding conjugative transfer signal peptidase TraF gives MTGREKRRVIAGIVGAAVAVVGFVVGCHSAGLWINTTDSLPVGLWREVPGQAAEPGDVVLLCLPATPAIELGQSRGYIAPGACSTGQEILLKPIAAGAGDMVVVSSDGITVNGRELANSAQLVRDSRGRPLPHVAAGRYRVPPGEIWLVSPHNPRSFDSRYFGPVSATLVRAHMRPVWVFD, from the coding sequence TTGACCGGGCGCGAGAAGCGCCGCGTCATTGCCGGAATTGTTGGCGCGGCCGTTGCGGTCGTCGGGTTCGTGGTCGGGTGCCATAGTGCCGGTCTTTGGATCAACACGACCGATTCACTGCCTGTGGGCCTGTGGCGGGAGGTTCCCGGCCAGGCCGCTGAGCCGGGTGATGTCGTGTTGCTCTGCCTGCCGGCCACGCCCGCCATCGAGCTGGGCCAATCACGCGGATATATCGCGCCAGGCGCTTGCTCGACCGGCCAGGAAATCCTCTTGAAGCCGATCGCCGCCGGGGCTGGCGACATGGTTGTCGTCTCGTCTGACGGAATCACTGTCAACGGTCGCGAGCTGGCCAATAGCGCCCAGCTCGTCCGCGACAGCCGGGGCCGCCCGCTGCCGCATGTCGCGGCCGGCCGCTACCGCGTGCCACCCGGCGAAATCTGGCTGGTCTCGCCGCATAATCCGCGCAGCTTCGATAGTCGGTATTTTGGTCCGGTCTCTGCGACCTTGGTTCGGGCGCATATGCGACCCGTATGGGTGTTCGACTGA
- a CDS encoding lytic transglycosylase domain-containing protein, whose product MGVRLMVPCIAIGDGVALGLARGRPECVAAAVQGISSVAFVASDLGRLKPAQTAIISLGASDAPGADTTGSLRRLRQAVTAERVIWLVPNASPAVRLAITTVAAEWRDSLIDTRPALPAEAMAQVAPGASQAVPVPTPGLHVATGADPEAALMACGSSVDPSTLRAIMRVESGAQVYAINVNGAPYQPSLASTPADATAEAQAWIARGYSVDLGLMQVNSRNLQSLGFTVAQMFDPCTNIQAGASILTADYLSASAARTNPQDALKAALSAYNTGNFERGFYNGYVAKYYGPGAEIGYQPIVTAAAYRPHHAGRVLPPNPYTASPGVYSREAANE is encoded by the coding sequence ATGGGTGTTCGACTGATGGTGCCCTGCATCGCGATCGGTGACGGGGTAGCGCTTGGGCTCGCCCGAGGGCGTCCTGAATGCGTAGCGGCGGCCGTGCAGGGCATTTCATCGGTCGCCTTCGTCGCCTCTGACCTTGGCCGCCTCAAGCCGGCACAGACCGCCATTATCAGCCTCGGCGCCAGCGATGCGCCAGGCGCCGATACGACTGGCAGCCTGCGGCGGCTGCGTCAGGCGGTGACGGCGGAACGGGTTATCTGGCTTGTTCCGAATGCGTCCCCGGCCGTGCGGCTTGCCATCACGACGGTTGCCGCCGAGTGGCGGGACAGCTTGATCGATACCAGGCCGGCTTTGCCCGCCGAGGCGATGGCTCAAGTGGCGCCGGGCGCGTCTCAAGCCGTGCCCGTGCCGACGCCAGGCTTGCACGTGGCCACGGGGGCAGACCCTGAGGCTGCCCTTATGGCATGTGGGTCGAGCGTCGATCCTTCGACCTTGCGCGCCATCATGCGCGTGGAGAGCGGCGCGCAGGTCTATGCAATCAACGTCAATGGCGCGCCTTACCAACCGTCTCTGGCTTCCACCCCGGCCGATGCGACGGCCGAGGCACAAGCCTGGATCGCGCGGGGCTACAGTGTTGATTTGGGCTTGATGCAGGTGAATAGCCGGAACTTGCAGAGTCTTGGCTTCACCGTCGCGCAGATGTTCGATCCTTGCACCAATATTCAAGCGGGCGCGTCAATCCTGACCGCTGATTATCTCTCTGCATCGGCGGCCCGTACCAATCCGCAAGATGCTCTGAAAGCCGCTCTGTCTGCCTACAACACCGGCAATTTCGAGCGCGGTTTCTACAACGGCTATGTCGCCAAATACTACGGACCCGGTGCCGAGATTGGCTATCAGCCAATCGTCACCGCAGCCGCCTATCGGCCACACCATGCCGGGCGGGTTCTGCCGCCCAATCCTTACACCGCTAGTCCTGGTGTTTATTCGAGGGAGGCCGCCAATGAGTGA